The Lolium perenne isolate Kyuss_39 chromosome 6, Kyuss_2.0, whole genome shotgun sequence genome segment GCCCATCGGAGCAGATGGTCGCCCAGTTTGCTGCCGAGCCAGGATACTGGTCCACGTTCGTTGACATTAGCGAGCGTGTGGAGGGACTGCCAGAGGCGTTGGACGATGACGCTCGTTCTTCTTCGTCTGAATCCTCCTCGGACGAAGAAGGCGTCGGTCCTTCCCGGAGGGCGGTTGCGGCACCAATGGACCCTGAGTTCTTAAAAATAATGACCATCAGCAATGAATTCCGCTCTGTTCCAGGCCTAGGGGAGGCGAGTCTGCAGGTTGGGCAAACTTTCCCAGACAAGGACTCGGCTGACCAAGCAATCAAGAGGTATGCGTTGGCCATATCTCGGCAACACAGAGTGAAGCAGTCTGATCGAAGGCAGCTGAAAGTCATATGCGTCAAATTGAATGAGGAGGGTTGCAGGGGGAGAGTTATCGCTCGGGTGAGCCCTGGGGTATGTCAGCCATGGCATATCTCAAAAATAGAACCCCGTAGCTGCGAGCAATTGGGGGCTCTCGACAAGCACCGCAACGTCACTGCAAAATATGTATCACATATCATGCAAGTGGCGGTGGAAGAAGATATAACCCTTGGTACAAAGAAGCTGCAAAAAACCGCGGAAGATCTGATTGGCTTCCCGGTCAGCTTTAGTAAGGCAAGGCGGGCGAAGGAGGAGATTTTCCGGAGATTTTATGGCACCTATGAGGAGGCATATGATCTTGCCCCGAGACTACTCCATCAGATAGCAGCAACTAACCAGGGGACTCAAGTGGTCAGGAGAGTTCGTCAACACCCTCTGGAGGAAAACCAAGAAATCCTTGATCGTTTATTCTGGGCATTCCCCCAGACTATATGTGCATTCCATCACTGCCGCCCGGTGCTGTCAATAGATGGTACCTTTCTCACAGGAAAGTACAAGGGCACACTCTTGGTGGCGATCGCAGCTGACGCAAATAATCAGCTCTTGCCTATTGCCTATGCACTTATCGAGAGTGAAAACAAAGATAGCTGGTTATGGTTCCTCAGCTGCTTGAAGATGGGAGTCGTGATAGATCGGCCCGATGTTTGCATCATATCAAATCGCAACACGGGCCTTTTGAgcgctctcgaaataatcaagaATTCATCGGACCCTCTCTGGGGGTGGCCCGACCTGGAGACAAGGTGGTGCATGAGGCACCTGGCTGCGAATTTTTACTCAAAGTTCAAAAACAAGGACTGGTTCAAGCTATTTAAGAGGATGTGCATGCAGAAGACTGTGGCGAAGATGAATGCTATTTGGGCTGGAATCAACAAAGAAATCGAGAGTGCTGCCTTGCCGCCGAGAGAAGACCGGAGGGGCCGGAGGACTGAAATAAATTTGAGTACATGGATTAATCAGAACTGCCCAGATTTAAGTAAGTGGGCGCAAGCTCACGACTCAGGGGCTCGATACGTCATAATGACCAGCAACATGTCAGAGGTTTACAATGACGTGCTGAAAGGTGTGCGAGCCCTCCCTATCACAGCCCTGATTACTGAAACTTGGAACCGGACTCTGTCATACTTTGCAGACAGAGTGCAGGTCGCAAACACACGGTATGTGATGAACAAGCAATGGTCTGAAAAGATGCAACGACATTTGGATGAGAAAGCTGAAAAATAAGTGGGAAATCCACGTACGAGCCAAGTATGTGAAAGGCCACCATAGAGGATCGAGAAAGCAAGCTGTTCAGCTCGGCCCCAACACGTGTGAATGCAGTTGCAACAAGCCCAAGCTTTTAGGATACCCATGTAGTCATGTCCTTAGGGCGGCTGCAGCACAGAACATCAGCGTGGAGAACTACATATCTCCCTACTTCAACATCCAGAACCTACTCGGAACTTGGAACGGTGAGTTCTGGACCTGGGGACTCAACGGACACTATAGGTACgagtttccagaaagaactaccaAATGGGTTCCGGACCCGATATTGAAGAGAACCGCGaggggatgatacgtctccgacgtatcgataatttcttatgttccatgccacattattgatgttatctacatgttttatgcacactttatgtcatattcgtgcattttctggaactaacctattaacaagatgccgaagtgccgattctttgttctgctgtttttggtttcagaaatcctagtaacgaaatattctcggaattggacgaaatcaacacagggtcctattttgccacgaagcttccagaagaccgaagaggagacgaagtggggccacgaggtggccacaccctagggcggcgcccccccccttggccgcgcggccctgtggtgtgggcccctcgtgccgcctcctgacctgcccttccgcctacttaaagcctccgtcgcgaaacccccagtaccgtgagccacgatacggaaaaccttccagagacgccgccgccgatcccatctcgggggatccaggagatcgcctccggcaccctgccggagaggggattcatctcccggaggactctacgccgccatgatcgcctccggagtgatgtgtgagtagtctacccctggactatgggtccatagcagtagctagatggttgtcttctccccattgtgcttaattgtcggatcttgtgagctgcctaacatgatcaagatcatctatctgtaatcctgtatgttgcgtttgttgggatccgatgaatagagaatacttgttatgttgattatcaaagttatgtctatgtgttgtttatgatcttgcatgctctccgttactagtagatgctctggccaagtagatgcttgtaactccaagagggagtatttatgctcgatagtgggttcatgcctccattgatatctgggacagagacagaaagttctaaggttgtggatgtgctgttgccactagggataaaacattggtgctatgttcgaggatatagtcactgattacattacgcgcaatacttaatgcaattgtctgttgttagcaacttaatactggagggggttcggatgataacctgaaggtggactttttaggcatagatgcatgctggatggcggtctatgtactttgtcgtaatgcccaattaaatctcactatactcatcatgatatgtatgtgcatggtcatgccctctttatttgtcaattgcccaactgtaatttgttcacccaacatgctgtttatcttatgggagagacacctctagtgaactgtggaccccggtccaattctctatactgaaatacaatctctttgcaatctttgttctcttgttttctgcaaacaatcatcttccacacaatacggttaatcctttgttacagcaagccggtgagattgacaacctcactgtttcgttggggcaaagtactttggttgtgttgtgcaggttccacgttggcgccggaatccctggtgttgcgccgcactacatcccgccgccatcaaccttcaacgtgcttcttggctcctcctggttcgataaaccttggtttctttctaagagaaaacttgctgctgtgcgcatcataccttcctcttggggttcccaacgaacgtgtgagttacacgccatcaagctctttttctggcgccgttgccggggagatcaagacacgctgcaaggggagtctccacttctcaatctctttactttgtttttgtcttgcttagttttatttactactttgtttgctgcactaaatcaaaatacaaaaaaaattagttgctagttttactttatttgctatcttgtttgctatatcaaaaacacaaaaaaattagttacttgcatttactttacttgattcatcatgtttccttttaattttaccatgaaaaacataccggtaggacgtgggtctatagttgggagaaataatatagaagaatttttcaatcatgttagtaccattgaaggttttgaagatagacacttggtagaccttgcgcctacttataaaattgctgctgcctctttagttcacatgttggaaactaaatttgttaatcttaatcctataatccaacacatgtttcttacactcggtgatatggaagaaggggaaaagaaagattttgttttagaaacccttcttagagaatttggtggtatagcaagagaggctagaaaggtctttgctaaatatgatatgcttggttcatataccaattttgttagtctctttgaaaagatggatactgatagaataaagtacactaataatattaatgatggaggggagatcaaagcaccaataccatgtaaactcctagctatgaatgatgcactagaaaataactatgcttggcttgttcctgaaaatttgtttgatgagagtagcacgcctaagactaatgaaaagggagatgctaaaacttatgtatctaatatactatgcctggttgagaaaactccacaccccgctgagaatgcaccacccttcgataatacttgatacacactttctgcgcctagctgaaaggcgttaaagaaaagcgcttatgggagacaacccatggtttttacctatagtactttgtttttattttgtgtcttggaagttgtttactactgtagcaacctctccttatcttagtttagtgttttgttgtgccaagtaaagtcgttgatagaaaagttcatactagatttggattactgcgcagaaacagatttctttgctgtcacgaatctgggctgttttcactgtaggtaactcagaaaattatgccaatttacgtgagtgatccccagatatgtacgcaactttcattcaatttgagcattttcatttgagcaagtctggtgcctcgataaaatttgtcaatacgaactgttctgttttgacagattctgccttttatttcgcattgcctcttttgctatgttggatgaatttctttgatccattaatgtccagtagctttatgcaatatccagaagtgttaagaatgattgtgtcacctctgaacatgttaatttttattgtcgctaaccctctaatgagttgttctaagtttggtgtggaggaagttttcaaggatcaagagaggagtatgatgcaacatgatcaaggagagtgaaagctctaagcttggggatgccccggtggttcacccctgcaaatttaagaagactcaagcgtctaagcttgaggatgcccaaggcatccccttcttcatcgacaacattatcaggttcctcccctgaaactatatttttattccatcacatcttatgtgctttgcttggagcgtcggtttgtttttgttttttttgttttgtttgaataaaatggatcctagcattcactttatgggagagagacacgctccgctgtagcatatggacaagtatgtccttagtttctactcatagtattcgtggcgaagtttcttcttcgttaaattgttatatggttggaattggaaaatgatacatgtagtaaattactataatgtcttgggtaatgtgatacttggcaattgttgtgctcatgtttaagctcttgcatcatatgctttgcacccattaatgaagaaatacatagagcatgctaaaatttggtttgcatatttggtctctctaaagtctagataatttctagtattgagtttgaacaacaaggaagacggtgtagagtcttataatgttttcaatatgtcttttatgtgagttttgctgcaccggttcatccttgtgtttgtttcaaataagccttgctagcctaaaccttgtatcgagagggaatacttctcatgcatccaaaatacttgagccaaccactatgccatttgtgtccaccatacctacctactacatggtattttccgccattccaaagtaaattgcttgagtgctacctttaaaattccatcattcacctttgcaatatatagctcatgggacaaatagcttaaaaactattgtggtattgaatatgtaattatgcactttatctcttattaagttgcttgttgtgcgataaccatgttcttggggacgccatcaactactctttgttgaatttcatgtgagttgctatgcatgttcgtcttgtctgaagtaagagcgatctaccaccttatggttaagcatgcatattgttagagaagaacattgggccgctaactaaagccatgatccatggtggaagtttcagttttggacatatatcctcaatctcatatgagaaaattattaattgttgttacatgcttatgcataaaagaggagtccattatctcgttgtctatgttgtcccggtatggatgtctaagttgagaataatcaatagcgagaaatccaatgcgagctttctccttagacctttgtacaggcggcatagaggtacccctttgtgacacttggttaaaacatgtgcattgcgatgatccggtagtccaagctaattaggacaaggtgcgggcactattagtatactatgcatgaggcttgcaacttgtaagatataatttacatgatacatatgctttattactaccgttgacaaaattgtttcatgttttcaaaatcaaagctctagcacaaatatagcaatcgatgcttttcctctatggaggacatttcttttactttcaatgttgagtcagttcacctatttctctccacctcaagaagcaaacacttgtgtgaactgtgcattgattcctacatacttgcatattgcactaattatattactctatgttgacaatatccatgagatatacatgttacaagttgaaagcaaccgctgaaacttaatcttcctttgtgttgcttcaatgcttttactttgaattattgctttatgagttaactcttatgcaagacttattaatgcttgtcttg includes the following:
- the LOC139832725 gene encoding uncharacterized protein translates to METVLVFYGDVVRDEFSGVDVSRCDSIKVVVTDMVNREFLDVRRCIRAQFGREMRGKKMTVEALIVVGGNDGTPARWGLREVKSDRNWGTYMRFASTPGAAMYGEPMVYVQFISGDDGAGSSTGAGEEEMAIVTRPSTVQSEHLALTAAGMIGQSEHDALTAGHSTGPSEQMVAQFAAEPGYWSTFVDISERVEGLPEALDDDARSSSSESSSDEEGVGPSRRAVAAPMDPEFLKIMTISNEFRSVPGLGEASLQVGQTFPDKDSADQAIKRYALAISRQHRVKQSDRRQLKVICVKLNEEGCRGRVIARVSPGVCQPWHISKIEPRSCEQLGALDKHRNVTAKYVSHIMQVAVEEDITLGTKKLQKTAEDLIGFPVSFSKARRAKEEIFRRFYGTYEEAYDLAPRLLHQIAATNQGTQVVRRVRQHPLEENQEILDRLFWAFPQTICAFHHCRPVLSIDGTFLTGKYKGTLLVAIAADANNQLLPIAYALIESENKDSWLWFLSCLKMGVVIDRPDVCIISNRNTGLLSALEIIKNSSDPLWGWPDLETRWCMRHLAANFYSKFKNKDWFKLFKRMCMQKTVAKMNAIWAGINKEIESAALPPREDRRGRRTEINLSTWINQNCPDLSKWAQAHDSGARYVIMTSNMSEVYNDVLKGVRALPITALITETWNRTLSYFADRVQVANTRYVMNKQWSEKMQRHLDEKAEK